Proteins encoded by one window of bacterium:
- a CDS encoding S9 family peptidase, translated as MPPIATLVDSHPVTLKAIPASIVEKMYDRTVLTDTVVEKITYLSDGFKVKGYIARPKAEGRYPVIIWNRGGYGLHGSLEDLTAYLILASTAAWGYVLLATQYRGNHGGEGVEDWGGEDVRDAYNLIGLAETLPYCDPNRIAVEGASRGGMTTYRLLTMYDRFKCAIVHAGVSDVDKLCEVREDFCKLFDKLFGDLPVSQRFEEIRKRSATQIASQFPKTTPILLLHGTADKKVPIEQSIALDAVLTKLGHPHELVVIENGGHVSLKDGSYRAIDRYRRSWLERYLA; from the coding sequence ATGCCTCCTATCGCCACACTCGTTGATTCACATCCGGTTACGCTCAAAGCAATACCGGCCTCGATAGTCGAGAAGATGTATGACCGGACCGTGCTTACCGATACGGTTGTCGAAAAGATCACTTACCTCTCGGATGGTTTTAAGGTCAAAGGGTATATCGCCCGGCCAAAAGCTGAGGGGCGGTATCCGGTGATCATCTGGAATCGCGGCGGGTACGGGTTGCATGGTTCGCTTGAGGATCTGACGGCGTACTTGATTCTCGCCTCGACCGCCGCCTGGGGGTATGTGCTTCTGGCGACACAGTACCGTGGGAATCATGGCGGCGAAGGGGTCGAGGATTGGGGGGGCGAGGATGTGCGCGACGCGTACAACCTGATCGGTCTGGCTGAGACTCTCCCCTATTGCGATCCGAACCGCATCGCGGTCGAAGGGGCGAGCCGTGGCGGGATGACTACCTATCGGTTGCTGACGATGTATGACCGGTTCAAGTGCGCGATAGTGCATGCCGGGGTTTCGGATGTCGACAAGTTGTGCGAAGTGCGCGAGGATTTCTGCAAGCTGTTTGACAAGCTGTTTGGGGATTTGCCTGTTTCGCAACGGTTCGAAGAGATACGGAAACGTTCGGCGACGCAGATAGCATCGCAGTTTCCGAAGACAACACCTATCCTACTGCTACATGGGACAGCCGACAAGAAGGTGCCGATTGAGCAGTCAATCGCGCTGGATGCGGTGTTGACGAAGTTGGGGCATCCGCACGAATTAGTGGTGATAGAGAATGGCGGGCATGTTTCGTTGAAGGATGGATCGTATCGGGCCATTGACAGGTATCGACGGAGTTGGCTGGAACGGTATCTGGCGTGA
- a CDS encoding ORF6N domain-containing protein: MLHGPLKKYKYILRGCVIMFDFHVAQLFDIPTRQLNQLAKRNPTLFPPQLYFRLNEQEYLRLRATDGLPQLRYRNHAHLPHAFTMGGVNMVGLKLRSDFADKVKLSFAVSHPTLSRGPVLQPAKTNRKKTPDEKTN; the protein is encoded by the coding sequence ATGCTCCACGGTCCACTTAAGAAATACAAGTACATCCTTCGCGGATGTGTCATCATGTTCGACTTCCATGTCGCGCAGCTCTTTGACATCCCCACCCGACAGCTCAATCAGCTCGCCAAACGGAACCCGACCCTCTTTCCACCCCAACTCTATTTCCGCCTGAACGAGCAGGAGTACCTGCGCCTGAGGGCTACCGATGGTCTCCCGCAACTGCGCTATCGAAATCACGCCCATTTACCCCACGCGTTCACCATGGGGGGCGTCAACATGGTTGGACTCAAACTCAGATCCGATTTCGCTGACAAGGTCAAGCTGTCATTCGCCGTCAGCCATCCGACCCTCTCTCGCGGCCCTGTATTACAACCGGCAAAAACGAACCGAAAAAAGACTCCCGATGAAAAGACCAACTGA
- the ffh gene encoding signal recognition particle protein, translating into MFDGLSDKLESVFKTLRGAGKLSEKNIRDSMKQVRQALLEADVNYKVARDFVKTVEDKAVGTEVLTSIEPGQLIVKIVHDELVNLLGGKTAPLAPIDKSPTVYMVCGLQGSGKTTLTGKIALMAKKKNKKVMVVAADIYRPAAVKQLKVLADQIAVEHFFIEGKQPPEICKEAVAFASKNFVDLVILDTAGRLHIDDDLMKELEQIKSLVKPDEILLVADSMTGQDAVNVADQFHKRLDITGVVLSKLDGDARGGAALSIRQVTGCPIKLASIGEKLSDLEPFHPDRLASRILGMGDIVTLVEKAQEAVDAKQAAKMQEKLLKAEFNFEDFLDQMAQLKKLGPLENVIGMIPGMGKQLKGMKIDEREMERTTAIIKSMTIEERRYPRIIDGSRKRRIAKGSGNTVQTVNQLLNQFFAMQKMFHSLGGKKMKIPKGWSGLGAR; encoded by the coding sequence ATGTTTGACGGTCTGTCGGATAAATTAGAATCGGTTTTTAAAACGCTGCGCGGCGCCGGCAAGCTCTCGGAGAAAAATATCCGGGACTCCATGAAGCAGGTCCGTCAGGCGCTCCTCGAAGCCGACGTGAACTACAAAGTCGCACGTGATTTCGTCAAGACCGTCGAGGATAAAGCGGTCGGCACCGAGGTGCTGACCTCGATCGAGCCGGGGCAGTTGATCGTCAAGATCGTACATGACGAGCTGGTCAATCTGCTGGGCGGGAAAACCGCGCCACTCGCGCCAATCGACAAAAGCCCGACCGTCTATATGGTCTGCGGCTTGCAGGGTTCCGGTAAAACCACCCTTACCGGCAAAATCGCCCTGATGGCGAAAAAGAAAAATAAGAAGGTGATGGTGGTGGCCGCCGATATCTACCGCCCCGCGGCGGTGAAGCAGCTCAAAGTTCTGGCGGACCAGATCGCGGTGGAGCATTTCTTTATCGAAGGCAAGCAGCCGCCGGAGATCTGCAAAGAAGCAGTCGCGTTTGCCTCGAAGAATTTTGTCGATCTGGTGATTCTCGATACGGCCGGACGGCTGCATATCGACGATGACCTGATGAAGGAACTTGAGCAGATCAAGTCCCTGGTCAAGCCGGATGAGATCCTGCTGGTCGCTGATTCGATGACCGGTCAGGATGCGGTCAATGTCGCGGATCAGTTCCACAAGCGGCTGGATATCACCGGGGTGGTGCTGTCCAAACTGGATGGTGATGCCCGCGGTGGCGCGGCGCTCTCGATACGGCAGGTGACCGGCTGTCCGATCAAGCTGGCCTCGATCGGCGAGAAGTTGTCGGACCTGGAGCCGTTCCATCCGGATCGGTTGGCCTCGCGTATTCTTGGTATGGGTGACATTGTCACGCTGGTCGAGAAGGCGCAGGAAGCGGTTGATGCCAAACAGGCCGCCAAGATGCAGGAGAAGCTGCTCAAGGCGGAGTTTAATTTCGAAGATTTTCTGGACCAGATGGCGCAACTGAAGAAGTTGGGGCCGCTGGAAAATGTCATCGGTATGATCCCGGGGATGGGGAAACAGCTCAAAGGGATGAAGATCGATGAGCGAGAGATGGAGCGGACGACGGCGATCATCAAGTCGATGACTATCGAAGAGCGCCGGTATCCGCGGATCATCGACGGGTCGCGCAAGCGGCGGATCGCGAAGGGTTCAGGGAACACGGTGCAGACCGTGAACCAGTTGTTGAACCAGTTTTTCGCGATGCAGAAGATGTTCCATTCGTTAGGAGGCAAGAAAATGAAAATACCAAAAGGCTGGTCCGGTTTAGGGGCCAGGTAA